In Labeo rohita strain BAU-BD-2019 chromosome 4, IGBB_LRoh.1.0, whole genome shotgun sequence, the DNA window CAAGTGAATTTGTACATGTGAGGGACTAACCATGgctcaaacacaaaacaatatcAAGAAAACCTCTTCTAGAGACTTACTGACCTGTGGCAACGGAAAAGGTGagacattctttaaaaaaaaagactcgaTTCCAAGTTAAcaaagaaaatgacagtttacaAAGGGAATCAGTTCAGAAGAATATTCTTGTATCGgatcagttgtgacttgttgtGCATATTTGTGATTAGATAAAGTTACTAAGTTTCTGCTTTCATTTATTGGGCGACAATTCAGTTTTCACTTGACTAATTGAAATCTTGAATAATTAAACTTCTTCAaactgattatttaaaaaatatgtaacacACGTCCTGCAATAAAGCACAAATAATGGTTTTGATGAACACTCAAGTGGATTATACTTGGTTTTTTATGTTATGTGTGTGGTGGCAATACCATTTCAATTTAGAAAACGAATTAGAAGTCTTATTATAATTaacttatattaaaaataaatagtctttttctaaattaacattTGACCAGTTGAGAAGAACTCCTCTCAAATCATAATGTAGAAATCTACATCTCTGATGTGCTTTGTTGTTACttcttatttacattttaaccaaaTATCTTTTGGGAACACATAATCATGAATGAATTGCTACCTTTGTTGTCTCCAGGAATCCATGAGAAACTTCTGTTGAGCTCTAAAAGTGCTTCATTGCAGACAGAAAGGGTCCCCAAAAGTAGTGGTGAGTATGTTCATGTCATCAGTTGTATTTgtaggttatatatatatatatatatatattgattataatGGTTTATCttgcataaaatgcataattgcTGTAGTCCATTAAATAAGAATATATTGTGTTTCTGTGTGCTAGTTTTGAACAGACTGCAAAGTTTCCTTCCCCAAATCGCCCAAGCCAATGAGTCTCTAAAACAGCAGATGGACGAAGCTCCTGCTAGTTTCTTTGACATTGAGAATGTGGAGGATGCGGAGAAAGTCATCGAGATGGTGTGTCGTCTTAAAGTGtctaaatataacaatattttacttTTCCCATTATAACCGGATGTGTTTGAACCGCAGGATGTGGCTCTGGTTGAGCTAGAGGATTCGGACAGCAGCGAAGAGGATGACTCTTCATCGTCATCGTCATCATCCTCGTCGTCGTCATCAGAGGAAGACAGCTCAGATGAAGAGGTGACAACTGTCACAGCAAAGACACTGAAACTTCCAggtgacagaaagagaaaggcCAACATCCAGGTGATCGAGAATAAGGGCGAGTGAAAGAACACATAGAAGATGTTAGGTTtcggactggagtcgtgtggattataGTGTTTTTAACTTCTGGACTcgcgttctgacggcacccatttgctgtagaggatccactggtgagcaactGATTTAATGcagaatttctccaaatctgctctgatgaagaaacaaactcatccacatcaatgttcatttttgggttggctattaaaggattagttcacttccagaacaaaaaattacagataatgtactcaccccctttgtcgtccaagatgttaatgtttttctttctttagtcgtaacgttaaataaattatgttttttcaggatttctctccatgtatcGTTAAcggacttcaatggtgtcccccaaatttgaacttccaaaatgcagtttaaatgcagcttcaaagggctctaaacgatcccagctgaggaataagagtcttatctagcaaaacgattggttattttctaaaaaaaaaattactttttaacctcaaacgctcgtcttgtttaGCGCTGTGTGAACGGTTggtcgtgacagttagggtacgtctaaaaactcccgtctcattttctcctccaacttaaaaatcgtcctacatcgctgtttttacctctttttttttttttttgtaaagggtgtttgatcttctttgtatgttcactttgtaaactctgggttggtacttctgcagcgatgtaggacgattttgaagttggaggagaaaattaattgggagtttttagacgtaccctaactgtcttgacggACTGAGCGAGacgagacaagcgtttgaggttcaaaagtatataaactgtatttaaaaaaaaaaacaaaaacgattgtttcgctagataagaccctttttcctcacctgggattgtttacaacccattgaagctgcatttaaacggcattttggaagtttaaactcgggcGCGAAATAGATCTCCGTTATATATAGAGAAATCCAGAAATGTttccccttaaaaaaaaacataatttatttacgactgaagaaagaaagacatgaacagcttggatgacaagggagtgagtacattatctgtaaatgttttgttctggaagtgaactaatttttTAAGTCAGTCTCTATTGTTGTCCCAGTTGAGTATAAGTTACTtgaattgtgttttgtgttctgcattaaaaaaagttcaatgTTTCAATCaagaaaaacagtttttgcaatTTACATTCTTTATTGTAAAAATGGTTTCCCGACGCTccttaatttttgttcatagTTGacataaagttgaaatactgtCGTGTGTAATGACTGTTTGGCACCATGACACTTCCAGTCTGACTGACAGCGTATACAGAACCTGAAATAACATCTGCATATGATGACACTTCATTGTTTGTCAAATGCATGTCATTGAAGAAGCGTTCATGCATATCAAAAACATCATGAATCTTCAGCGAACATTTGGCAACAGATACTTTCAGTCCTTTTAACAAGAATGTGTCTGAATGCTTCACATTGTATTGAATTTAAGAGTAAGCTGCTATCAAGCATGTCcaatatttttgtacaaaataaataactttcttTCAAAAAGAATAGTGTTTATATTGTTTCCCTTTCCAATCATCTGTCTGgaatgcaaaattaaatatataaaataagacACGTTGTCGAATCctctaataaaatatatacagttatgCTAATACAAATGAGGGATGTGAAAATGTTATGCATAATAAAAACCCTTGTGATGTGCAAATATGGTAACACAGATTTCATAAAGTGGCAGTGATGCAACATGGCttgaaaatatatgaatattatatataaaacaaaagactgtgtgtgtctgaatagcttaaaaactgaaatatgtttaaactagtgctgtcagatgattaatcgcatccaaaataaattttttgtttacataatttatgtgtgtgcactgtgtatattatgtaaatataattatatacacatgcacgtatatatttaagaaaaaatgttgtttatatattaaaaatatttatatataatatcaattatatgaatatgaatataaatatatacatgtaaatacatattttcaaaatatttactgtatgtgtgtgtatttatatatacataataaatatacacagtatacacacatatattatgtaaacaaactttttggatgcaattaatcgtgattaatcatttgacagcactagtttaaacattttaaagtttggggtcagtattttttttgtagaaattaatatgtttatttatcaagggtgcattaaattgatgaaaagtggcagtaatattgtttataatgttacaaacgatttctatttcaaataaatgctgttcttttaactttctattcatgaaagactcaaaaatgtcatgtttgcacaaaaaaatgaagcagaaaTTTCTAATAGGCTGCTCAAATTTACTTGAGcagcctattagaatgatttctgaaggatcatgtgacactgaagactggagtaatgatgctgaaaattcagctttgcatcacaggaataaattgcattttaaaaaatatcaaactagaaaacagatattttaaattgtaataatatttcacaatattactgttcttactgtatttttaatcaaataaatgcagccttggtgagcagaagagacggaccccaaacttttgaaacattgtGTACATTATCTTAACCAGTTGTGATATGATGAGTGACAGGACATTTTGCTGGCTACTTGGTTTCAGCATCACGGATAAAGCATCATGCAGCAGTTTCACGTTCAGTGTGGACAGACAAATTACTTGACACAAAATGCTCGATCATAATACTATTGTGGTTACTTCCTGAAACTGACTACCTCAGTATGATAAttcaatgtttaatatttaaaaaccatTACTTGATCTGATTTGTGGCTGCTTTTGTGTCCTTGGGTTCACTTGGAGgtcatttttccattttttaaaaccttGTTAGCCAGTGTAGACTGGCAAGTCAGCATTTGTCCCACTCCAACAACTTCCAGAAAAAAGGGCGATAAAAAAACGTAGGCACATCAGTGTTGTCATGGCAGGAAATGCTTTTCCTATCCTATCAAACCTGCTTCGAGACAGTCCGGCCACTTTGAGCTGCAGTCAGGGGCCTTGCAGTCTTTTCCACCACAGGTTTTATTTAATACTCCACCGTCACAGCTTTAGTCCGCAGGTACTCGTGCAGGGCTTCCTCACCTGTAAACATATGCACATGGTCCTCATGTTCATGAAACTTGTTTTAATGTGATACAGAGATATGATACAGTGTGTTTTGTTCACTCTTACCAAGGTCTTTGCCAAACCCAGACTGTTTGAAGCCTCCAAAGGGAGACGCCACGTCGGTTTTGTTGTAGGTGTTGACGAACACGGTTCCCGCTTCCAGTCGCTCGCTCACATACATGGCCTTGTTGATATCACGGGTGAAGACTCCAGATGCCAGGCCAAACTCTGTGTCATTGGCTCGGCTTAGAACTCCATCTACATCACTGATGGGCATCCAACAATCATATTTGATATTCTAATGAGCTTCTGCCTTGGTCAGACTGCCATAACAAGCCCTTCTAAGGTCCAAAAAAAAAGCCTTACCCATCTTTGAATTTGGATACCACCATAACGGGGCCAAATGATTCCTCTTTGGCGATGAACATGTGGTCTTCTACATCTGTGAAGACTGTGGGCTCCATAAAAAAGCCTGTAATCATAAATAGGCAGATATTACAAATGGAAtaatcagtgttgttattgtcaactaaaactattaaaaatcgtTTTGGCAACTGaattaaagttgaaataaaacataaatattagatgaaaaactgaaacaagTTAAAGtacttaaaatacaaaaactaaaactgaaaataaataaataaataaaaattcaaaactaataaaaatgaaaaaagctcataaaatgactaaaactaaaattaaaatgaaaaacttaaaaatattagaaatggtGGCTTGGcagcttattaaaaaaaactgaagtaatAAAAATTGCTAAACTAAACCCAACATAAAAAGTAAAGCaaagtataattaaatataaatataaaaatataaatattaaaacacgtataaatatgacaaaaatcacattcagttattaaaacttaaataaaaatgaaacactgaaaattagaaaaacttaaatgagaATGAATAATGGTGCCTTAAAAGCTGACTGAAATAAGtaagttaaagtactaataattataaaattaaaactgaatataaatatacaagtaTATAAAAACACTAACAAATATGACAAATCAtaacaaattactaaaacttaaactacaaTAAGAAATGAAACACAcgaaacttaaaaacaaaaaataataaaatttaagtgAGAAATAGTGCCTTAAAAGCTGACTGAAATAAGTTAAAGTACCAATATTGatcaaattaaaactaaaataaaaataaagctacatataaaaagaaatatattaaatgaaaattagaaaagcTACTttggtaactgaaataaataagtttaagtacttacaataataaaactaaaactgaaaaaaaaaaaaaaaaaaatgacaaaagctcattaaatgacttaaattacaatggaaaaacttaaaaaaaggcattaaattaaattaaattaaattaaataaattaaagcactaaaaatgactaaaaactaaacctaaaataaaaaatataaatataaatataattaaacacaaatatataaaaacactaataaatatgacaaaaatcacatcgaattactaaaacaaactaaaataaaaatggcacttaaattaaaaaaaaaaacttagaagaaaataagaaattgtGCCTTAAAAGCTGACTGAAATAAGTACTAATACTGATAaaactaaaagtgaaaaaaagccaagtataaaaaatagaaatgtatttaaaaaatattaaagattccAAAACGCATAAATTAGTACAATTTAagatctaaaaataaatattaagatattaagaaaataatactattttataaatgactaaaataacactagcaATAATGCATATATgattatacatgtatttatgtTCACAACCTCTTTTAAATCAAGGGTGTCTGGTTAGATTGAACACTGAGGTGTCTCACCTGGTCTGTCCACCTGTCTTCCACCATAGACGAGCGTTGCCCCCTCCTTCACGCCGATCTCACAGTACTCCACCAGTTTGTCCAGGTGAGCCTTGTGGTTCTGAGGTCCGTGATCTGTGGAGCGATCCAAAGGATCTCCAATCTTCATCTTCTTGATTTCCTCAACCTGAGCACACCAGTATGTCATCATCTATAACAGCTTGCATGCTTTAATATACAATCAATGTAAGACGGAAATAAGTACCACTCTGCTGATGTACTCGTCATGAATAGACTCCTCAACAAACAGCCGGCCTGCAGCGATACAGTTTTCTCCCTTGTTAAAGTAAACAGAGCTCATGCCCTGCaatgtacacacaaacacacagtaaGATCAAGAAGAAAATGATCTTGCATCTGTTTGTTCTGGCACTAGTTGTCTTCTCTCACCATTCTCACTGCTTTGTCCATGTCGCAGTCGCTGAAGATGATGAGGGGAGATTTACCGCCCAGCTCCAGAGAAACTTTCTTCAAGTTACTGACCGCACAACTGCAACAGAAACAAcagaaatgacatatttaagTAATAGCAACAGAGTAATTGATTAAGTGTTGATTCTAATGAAATTACATGAATGGGACTCACCTTTTCATGATCTGTTTGCCAATGGGAGTAGAGCCTGTGAAACCCAGCTTACGGATATCAGGGTGATCAGACATCCTCTGCCCGACCAGACCACCTGAAAGAAACAGATGATTGAAATGTCAGTCATCATAAGGTGTAAGAAAGTGACATCAGCTACCAGTCAACACAGGAAATAATGCTTTAACAAACAGACAAGCTGCACATTatgcttttaaactttttgaaatGTCTTGTTCCACTGTTTTTCATTGTAGGTGCATTACTGCAAATGAGACCTATTTGTTTATACAACCCGAAAGATGAGTCGAATCCTGATACCTGATCCTGGGACAATGTTGATGACTCCTTTGGGAATGCCAGCTTTGACTGTCAACTCAGCAAACTTCAGCGCAGTTAATGGGGTTAcctggaaaaatgtaaaaaatacatgtatgtctagtttatatacagtagtttgtgttttttagaaaataaatcatatgtttttattttgtatatttttattttacgtaATTCAGTTGTTATTCATTTAACAGTAGCTGtactttcattaaaatatagtatatgtattaatttatattatatctaatattaaatatgtacaaatataaacataaaatcacTGTGGTTAGTGGGAAAATGTAAAGAGAATATGAAAAGAATTGAGAATATCTAGTCTAATATAGTTTGTATcagaaaataaatcaatcatattttgtatatttttggtataatttttataattaaattcttATTAATGTagttaatagtatttttattttaactactAAAATACAGTGtgtgtataatttataataaaatataatctatattaaaataatctatattaaaatataatctatattaaaacataaacaaactcAGCAAATATCAGTGCAGTTTGAGAATACAgaaataatatcaaaacaaCTAAGAATATAGACTAGTTTATatgcatacatttttgtttctttctagaagtcatattttgtatattttgtgtatattatattttttatcgttcagtttgtattaatttatgcaatggtatttttactttattaaactATAGTAGTTGGAGAATATAGAGAGAGTATTAAAAGAATTAAGAATATAGTTTAGTTTGTATCcaattgtttgtgtttttcagaaaatgaataaatcatattttgtatatttttttgtttattgtatcacttttataatttaaatcttgttaatttaatagtatttttactttaattattacaatattgtatacatattaatttatatcctaaaatatatattgatataaaaatatataaatataaactcaaatttcaGTGCAGTTAATGGGAGAATATCAAAAGAATTGAGTATACAGTCTAATTTGTACCCAAtagtttgtttttcagaaaatttcaattatatttagcatactttttgtatattgtatcatttttagaatttaaatcttattaatttatttaatagtatttttactttaattaataaattatagtgtacctaatatatatatatgtatatatatatatatatatatatatatatatatatataagctaaAATTTCAGTGGGAGTGGGAgaatatacagatatatatattttagtataaaaatatacatatttttatttataataaaataatcatgtttttgtttgtgttttacctGAGCAGGTTTCAAGACGAGTGTATTTCCTGCCGCCAAACAGGCTGCGCTCTTCCATGCCAACATCATAAGTGGGTAATTCCAAGGAATCACTATGGCACACACACTGAGACACAAACCAACACCATGTTATACTTTAATACTAATCAAAtttgcatacacacacattaacaaTTACTCACCCCAGAGGTTCTTTCTTTGTAAAGGTTAGGTTGCGATTGGGTCTGGCCTGATTGATAGGTATCGTTGAGCCCTGCGAGGAACAGGACATGATGTGTCAGCGACGgaagttataaaataaatgcctgagtaaacacaaacacacacctggaTCTTGTCACACCAACCAGCGAAGTATCTAAATGTCTGAATGGACATGCCGACGTGTGTTTTCAAAGCCAGTGTATAAACAGCACCAGAGTCAATCGTCTCAATAGTTGCCAGCTCCTCCTGGTGTTCCTCCATCAGGTCAGCcaacctacacacacacaaaaaaaaaaaaaaaagttctcatTTGTTGCAAATTAACCATGAAACCTGCCAACCAGGAGTTCACTGAGAAATCATTAATTGGTCGAATGATTACACTGTATTGCTGTTTGTTTTGCAAATGAGTTTGACTTTACATATCAATGTTAAATATTGTCCCAGTGGCTCAATAAAGTCAACAAAACTCTTACCGGTAGAGCAGCCGCCCACGGTCACGAGGGTTCATCTTACCCCAAGGTCCGTTGTCAAATGCCTCTTTGGCTGCACTAACCGCTCTGTCCACATCCGCCACGGATGCATATGACACTTTACAGATCACCTGAAACACAACGCAACCATTAGACATGCCAGGGAtgagtttatgtgtgtgtttgagatgACTTGAACGTACCGAGCCGTCTGTAGGGTTCACCGTGTTGTATGTCTTTCCATCTTCGGCATCTTCGAAACTGCCGTTGATGAAACACTGATATGGCATCTTCACGGTCATGTTATTGACGTCTTTTGTCACGTAATCGATGACTAGTTCCTCCTCCTGGTCTTCTCCGCGCAGGCGGCGGACGAACATCTGGATGAAGCTCTGGAAGGTCGTGGCCATGTAGACGTCTTCATTCTGAAGCTGAACTCCTTCGCATTTCTGCTTCACCTCCTCCACCAATCTAAACCAAACAATCACAATAACACATGATCCACTTATAATGTGTATAAATGTCTCCTTCAAAAACTAGTCATAATATAGTTttacatgaacatttttaaccCCTTTACAAGTAAACAAGTTGTTTTTACTTAGACTTTCATATGTAAATGACCTCTGTTTGCATGTTAGCTAAGTATGCTAAGTTGTTAAATACTGAATCAACATTGATGTATGtggtaaatcattttaatgttatcATGGTTGTGACGTCAATATCAATATGTTTTTGCCTCTTAGTTTcagtgttattattgttaactaaaattaaaataataaaaaaaaaaaaaaaaaaaatatatatatatatatatatatatatattaaaagtcaGTCATTGAAAGTCgaaaaaatgtaactacaaaaaggcaagtaacaaaaatgtagcttaaatattaaaaataataaaacagaaacagaaataaatgaaagttaaaaaaataaaataaataatcagaaatagaaataaataaaatattaaaacaaatacataaaataatacaaaaaaattctacaacttagaataaaaaataagctaaataaacagaaatagaaataaattaaaaataaactaaataaataaacagaaataaaaaagattaaaataaatgcataaataaaagactgagactaaaatttaaaaacgaaataaagaaacagaaacaaattaattattaaaaaaattgaataaattgaaaaaataaacaaattaaacagaaattgaaataaataaaagataaaaaagataaataaataaaaaataaaataaacaaacagaaatttaaataaaaagattcaaataaatgcataaatacaaataaaacaaatacatataaatatttttaaaaacattactacattagtaaaaacactaaaactaagactaaaatttaaaaatgaaataaataaacaaataaatacattattaaaataaataaataaaataaaatacataaacagaaatagaaataaataaaagataaataaatcaaaaataaataaataaacagaaaacttagaataaaattttaaaataaaacacataaacaaaaatttaaataaataaaagataaaaaaaggtaaataaaaaataaataaacggaaattgaaataaaaagattaaaataaatacataaataataaaaaaataaatattaatatttttaaaaacattactaaaaGCACTACAATCaagactaaaatttaaaaatgaaataaacagaaataaataaatgattaaaataaacaaacatataaataa includes these proteins:
- the nopchap1 gene encoding uncharacterized protein C12orf45 homolog — encoded protein: MAQTQNNIKKTSSRDLLTCGNGKGIHEKLLLSSKSASLQTERVPKSSVLNRLQSFLPQIAQANESLKQQMDEAPASFFDIENVEDAEKVIEMDVALVELEDSDSSEEDDSSSSSSSSSSSSSEEDSSDEEVTTVTAKTLKLPGDRKRKANIQVIENKGE
- the aldh1l2 gene encoding mitochondrial 10-formyltetrahydrofolate dehydrogenase isoform X2; translation: MPFCSQFIPMNVIDHPKHGSIIYHPSILPKHRGASAINWTLIEGDKKAGFSVFWADDGLDTGPILLQKECPVEPNDTVDTLYNRFLFPEGIKAMVEAVQLIADGKAPKIPQSEEGASYEGIQKKSNANVNMAQPAEVIHNWIRGHDKVPGAWVVIDGKPVTLYSSSMLSGSVPAGQPVEVEGASQPGLIAKSGLILFGSDGKALQVKNLQFEDGKMIPASKYFSSDEAASLDLTDDEKKMAEEIRAIWKGILSNVPVIDDTTDFFKSGAASMDVVRLVEEVKQKCEGVQLQNEDVYMATTFQSFIQMFVRRLRGEDQEEELVIDYVTKDVNNMTVKMPYQCFINGSFEDAEDGKTYNTVNPTDGSVICKVSYASVADVDRAVSAAKEAFDNGPWGKMNPRDRGRLLYRLADLMEEHQEELATIETIDSGAVYTLALKTHVGMSIQTFRYFAGWCDKIQGSTIPINQARPNRNLTFTKKEPLGVCAIVIPWNYPLMMLAWKSAACLAAGNTLVLKPAQVTPLTALKFAELTVKAGIPKGVINIVPGSGGLVGQRMSDHPDIRKLGFTGSTPIGKQIMKSCAVSNLKKVSLELGGKSPLIIFSDCDMDKAVRMGMSSVYFNKGENCIAAGRLFVEESIHDEYISRVVEEIKKMKIGDPLDRSTDHGPQNHKAHLDKLVEYCEIGVKEGATLVYGGRQVDRPGFFMEPTVFTDVEDHMFIAKEESFGPVMVVSKFKDGDVDGVLSRANDTEFGLASGVFTRDINKAMYVSERLEAGTVFVNTYNKTDVASPFGGFKQSGFGKDLGEEALHEYLRTKAVTVEY
- the aldh1l2 gene encoding mitochondrial 10-formyltetrahydrofolate dehydrogenase isoform X1, translated to MLWTANTVIRKFSSSSAYYQNKLKLALIGQSLFGQEVYTNLRKQGHKVVGVFTVPDKDGKADPLAVVAEKDGTPVFKFPRWRVKGKPIPEVVDAYKAVGAELNVMPFCSQFIPMNVIDHPKHGSIIYHPSILPKHRGASAINWTLIEGDKKAGFSVFWADDGLDTGPILLQKECPVEPNDTVDTLYNRFLFPEGIKAMVEAVQLIADGKAPKIPQSEEGASYEGIQKKSNANVNMAQPAEVIHNWIRGHDKVPGAWVVIDGKPVTLYSSSMLSGSVPAGQPVEVEGASQPGLIAKSGLILFGSDGKALQVKNLQFEDGKMIPASKYFSSDEAASLDLTDDEKKMAEEIRAIWKGILSNVPVIDDTTDFFKSGAASMDVVRLVEEVKQKCEGVQLQNEDVYMATTFQSFIQMFVRRLRGEDQEEELVIDYVTKDVNNMTVKMPYQCFINGSFEDAEDGKTYNTVNPTDGSVICKVSYASVADVDRAVSAAKEAFDNGPWGKMNPRDRGRLLYRLADLMEEHQEELATIETIDSGAVYTLALKTHVGMSIQTFRYFAGWCDKIQGSTIPINQARPNRNLTFTKKEPLGVCAIVIPWNYPLMMLAWKSAACLAAGNTLVLKPAQVTPLTALKFAELTVKAGIPKGVINIVPGSGGLVGQRMSDHPDIRKLGFTGSTPIGKQIMKSCAVSNLKKVSLELGGKSPLIIFSDCDMDKAVRMGMSSVYFNKGENCIAAGRLFVEESIHDEYISRVVEEIKKMKIGDPLDRSTDHGPQNHKAHLDKLVEYCEIGVKEGATLVYGGRQVDRPGFFMEPTVFTDVEDHMFIAKEESFGPVMVVSKFKDGDVDGVLSRANDTEFGLASGVFTRDINKAMYVSERLEAGTVFVNTYNKTDVASPFGGFKQSGFGKDLGEEALHEYLRTKAVTVEY